The genomic DNA TGCGGTGAAGAACGACCCCCAGATGTGGGGCGGAGGCTGGGTTACCCTGCTCCTGTTCTCCCCGTCGCGCTCCAGAAGCTCCTCAGTGAGGAGCTTCTTACCGCGCCCTCTTAAATCTAAAAATAAATCGCTCGGATATACGGCGAAAGCGCTCCGCCGAGGTATCGCTTTCTGGATGACTTTTCACGCATCCGCGAAAGGATACCCGGGACATGAGTCTCAGCGAAGAACTACGGGCTCGTCAGAGCTTCCTCACTTCGGTCGAGGTTATGAACCTCCTCCAAACGACACGCGGCACCCTATGCGAGTGGGTTCGGTCGGGGCGTGTTCCCGCCATCCGCTCCGGTAATGCGTACCTCTTCGACCCGCGCGATCTCGCGGATTGGATTGAGGCACGCACCACTAACCACCGCCGGAGCGTGGCATGAGCTACGTCCTGGCAACCGGGCAGCTTAGTGTGGCCGAGCCGATGGAGCTATTGCA from Granulicella aggregans includes the following:
- a CDS encoding helix-turn-helix domain-containing protein, translated to MSLSEELRARQSFLTSVEVMNLLQTTRGTLCEWVRSGRVPAIRSGNAYLFDPRDLADWIEARTTNHRRSVA